One Hippoglossus hippoglossus isolate fHipHip1 chromosome 5, fHipHip1.pri, whole genome shotgun sequence genomic window carries:
- the fam72a gene encoding protein FAM72A: protein MSTSNANFKNKCVTQVNCVFCDSLLCTRGMKAVLLADTEVELFSTDIPPNRTVDFVASCYSTESCKCKLRDIACLKCGNVVGYHVVAPCKPCLLSCNNGHFWMFNSDAVSTLNRLDATGLNLLLWGDLPELDDSENEESETPSEEECIR, encoded by the exons ATGTCGACGTCCAACGCTAATTTCAAAAACAAGTGTGTGACACAGGTGAACTGCGTCTTCTGCGACAGCCTGCTCTGTACGAGGGGCATGAAAGCGGTGCTGCTCGCAGACACGGAAGTGGAGCTTTTCTCAACCGACATCCCCCCCAATAG AACTGTTGACTTTGTGGCCAGCTGCTACTCGACTGAAAGCTGCAAATGCAAACTGAGGGACATCGCCTGTCTGAAGTG TGGTAATGTTGTGGGCTATCACGTTGTTGCCCCCTGTAAACCCTGCCTGCTCTCCTGTAACAACGGCCATTTCTGGATGTTCAACAGTGATGCCGTATCAACTCTCAACAGACTGGATGCAACAG gCCTGAATCTGCTCCTGTGGGGAGACCTTCCCGAGCTGGATGACAGTGAGAATGAAGAATCAGAAACCCCATCAGAGGAGGAGTGCATTAGGTAG